The Vespa velutina chromosome 4, iVesVel2.1, whole genome shotgun sequence genome has a window encoding:
- the LOC124948416 gene encoding uncharacterized protein LOC124948416 isoform X1, producing MEETTTTTSSILLMAKIGAMIGLGFGSFILGMLPLMVGRCRTKFRQKRCHGISNNSSNSTSTSASQTSSFVDNSANSQGLLTSLLLCFGGGVLLFTTFLHLAPEVRLSVERHQSNGQLPTLGTLSLSELLFCGGFFLVYLVEEAVHAALTGKPESSEALLYRTVSVRRCNNQNGVTTSATNGSTTTVSTMTRSSTWKDDTEELRQDDENLNRRSRQHRLQDTCGVKDDKVLPAIFVLSSSAGLSAQIGDQGDNVIRQHQSDPELVAYSSHEHHEHKHSIIKKKTSVQGLLTVLALSFHAIFEGLAVGLEPSLGSVVYLAAAIATHKLVISFCVGMELYVAGASTRTTLGYLTVFSMVTPIGIAVGLALGHFKNDSDTLGPTPTILQGMAAGTLLYVVFFEVLARERANEKSGLLQLLAIIVGFMLMLGLQIATAHSHSHSHSHSHSHEYSHSHSHEHEDEDENKDIIHEQGFERKSKHLDETSTERVVSDAIERVTQNIVDVLSKSLATSTNPQKHHEHLHENYTLHDTTRDTLISSTNRTK from the exons atggaagagaCCACGACTACAACGTCTTCGATTCTTTTGATGGCAAAAATCGGTGCCATGATCGGTCTTGGATTTGGATCGTTTATATTGGGTATGTTACCTCTGATGGTTGGACGATGTAGAACGAAATTTCGTCAGAAACGATGTCACGGTATTTCCAATAACTCAAGTAACTCAACTTCAACTTCGGCATCGCAAACATCTTCCTTCGTCGATAACTCAGCAAATTCGCAA GGCCTTTTGACGTCACTGTTGCTCTGCTTCGGAGGAGGAGTCCTTCTTTTCACAACGTTCCTACACCTAGCACCGGAAGTTCGGCTCAGCGTTGAGAGACATCAATCAAATGGACAGCTACCAACATTGGGAACTTTAAGTTTATCGGAGTTACTCTTTTGTGGAGGATTTTTCTTGGTTTATTTGGTCGAGGAAGCTGTGCATGCAGCGTTAACAGGAAAACCAGAATCCTCGGAGGCTTTACTTTACAGGACAGTATCAGTACGTCGTTGTAACAATCAAAATGGTGTAACAACATCCGCAACGAATGGTTCGACGACTACCGTATCAACAATGACTAGATCATCCACTTGGAAAGACGATACCGAAGAATTGAGACAAgatgatgaaaatttaaatcgaCGATCGAGACAGCATCGATTACAAGATACCTGTGGTGTTAAGGATGACAAAGTATTGCCAGCCATATTTGTACTTTCATCGTCAGCTGGATTATCAGCACAGATTGGAGATCAAGGGGATAATGTTATCAGACAGCATCAATCTGATCCTGAATTAGTTGCATATTCATCGCATGAACATCACGAGCATAAACAttcgattataaagaaaaagacatcTGTTCAAGGTTTATTAACAGTTTTGGCACTTTCTTTTCATGCCATCTTCGAAGGACTTGCCGTAGGCTTGGAACCTTCCTTGGGTTCTGTTGTTTATCTTGCTGCCGCGATTGCCACTCATAAATTGGTAATATCCTTTTGCGTTGGTATGGAACTTTATGTTGCCGGTGCATCAACCAGGACGACTTTAGGATATTTAACAGTTTTCTCGATGGTAACACCGATCGGTATAGCAGTTGGATTAGCTCTTGGTCATTTCAAAAATGACAGCGATACTCTCGGTCCAACGCCGACTATACTTCAAGGAATGGCAGCTGGAACTTTACTCTACGTTGTATTTTTCGAAGTTTTGGCACGAGAAAGAGCCAACGAGAAGAGTGGTCTCCTACAATTGCTCGCTATTATTGTTGGATTTATGCTGATGCTGGGTCTACAGATTGCCA cgGCCCATTCGCATTCGCATTCGCATTCTCATTCACACTCGCACGAATACTCGCATTCGCATTCTCACGAACACGAGGATGAAGAcgagaataaagatattattcaCGAGCAAGGATTTGAAAGGAAATCGAAACATTTGGACGAGACAAGCACGGAAAGGGTTGTAAGTGATGCAATAGAAAGGGTCACGCAGAATATTGTCGATGTACTTTCGAAAAGTTTGGCCACCTCAACGAATCCTCAAAAGCACCATGAGCATTTACATGAAAATTATACTTTACACGATACCACCAGAGATACTTTAATATCATCGACGAATCGTacgaaatga
- the LOC124948642 gene encoding uncharacterized protein LOC124948642, with the protein MAGAGNASAGSVFQKLGLRPVTKCSLVKYYMPAFGVASYTALSVNVMNPSLVIRIFPKKDITNYLLFSALAGTGSYFYTREHMEKAQISTRLLYSGTGALLLSFGSVLMWAVLRSIVPPNPTLCTLVGIGSGLLIIKVGSSYMDYIDNQIAKK; encoded by the exons atggctgGCGCAGGGAATGCTAGTGCCGGTTCTGTTTTCCAAAAACTCGGTTTGAGACCAGTTACAAAATGTAGTCTTGTTAAATACTATATGCCGGCTTTCGGTGTTGCTTCATATACAGCTTTATCCGTCAATGTGATGAATCCAAGTCTCGTCATCAG aatatttccaaagaaAGATATCACGAACTACTTACTCTTTAGTGCGCTAGCAGGAACTGGCTCATACTTTTATACCAGAGAGCACATGGAAAAAGCTCAAATCAGTACGAGATTGTTATATAG TGGTACTGGAGCATTGTTGCTGAGTTTTGGTTCAGTTTTGATGTGGGCTGTTCTACGATCCATTGTACCACCAAATCCAACATTGTGCACTTTAGTTGGTATTGGTTCAggattacttattattaaagttgGTTCTAGCTATATGGACTATATTGATAATCAGATAGCTAAAAAGtag
- the LOC124948277 gene encoding stress-associated endoplasmic reticulum protein 2, giving the protein MAPKQRMRIANEKATKNINLRGNVPKSSKPQDEGSPVGPWLLALFIFVVCGSAVFQIIQSIRMA; this is encoded by the exons atggCACCAAAACAGAGAATGCGCATCGCCAACGAAAAAGCCACGAAGAATATTAATCTTCGTGGAAATGTACCAAAATCATCG AAACCACAAGACGAAGGATCACCAGTTGGGCCATGGCTATTAgcactttttatatttgttgttTGTGGGTcag ccgtatttcaaataattcaaagtATCAGAATGGCTTAA
- the LOC124948274 gene encoding transmembrane 9 superfamily member 3, with protein MKMCRAQLLLHFLVLSLLPFVHTDEHNHIYEDNDEVVLWMSTVGPYHNRQETYSYYSLPFCMGMKDVINHHHETLSEALQGIELKFSGLDIEFKADISKTEYCQINLPEESLKAFVYAVKSQYWYQMYIDDLPIWGVVGEPDENNGVVSYYIWTHKKFDIGYNGKQIVDVNLTSDNKVKLVQGAQISFSYEVNWKKSNIKFADRFDKYLDASFFQHRIHWFSIFNSFMMVIFLVGLVSMILMRTLRKDYARYSKDEEMDDMERDLGDEYGWKQVHGDVFRPASHAMLFSALIGTGYQVTVVVLSVIIFAILGELYTERGSMLSTAIFAYAATSSINGYAGGGLYARMGGRVWIKQMILSAFMLPIMVCGTAFFINFIAMYYHASRAIPFGSMVAVTCICIFVILPLTLVGTILGRNLAGTPDAPCRVNAVPRPIPEKKWFMEPLVIIMLGGILPFGSIFIEMYFIFTSFWAYKIYYVYGFMLLVFIILMIVTVCVTIVCTYFLLNAEDYRWQWTSFLAAASTAGYVYIYSFYYFFFKTKMYGLFQTAFYFGYMALFSLVLGIMCGTVGYMGTSTFVRKIYSIVKID; from the exons TATGAAGACAATGATGAGGTTGTACTATGGATGAGTACGGTCGGACCATACCATAACAGACAAGAGACATactcttattattctttaccATTTTGTATGGGTATGAAAGATGTTATTAACCATCATCATGAAACCTTGTCCGAAGCACTTCAGGGTATTGAATTAAAGTTTAGTGGATTAGATATCGAATTCAAAG CGGATATCTCTAAAACAGAATATTGTCAAATAAATTTGCCAGAAGAAAGTTTGAAGGCTTTTGTATATGCTGTTAAAAGTCAATATTGGTACCAAATGTACATTGATGACTTACCAATTTGGG GTGTTGTAGGTGAACCAGATGAAAATAATGGGGtagtttcatattatatatggacgcacaaaaaatttgatataggATATAATGGTAAACAAATAGTCGATGTCAATTTAACAAGCGATAACAAAGTTAAACTTGTACAAGGTGCTCAAATATCTTTCAGTTATGAAGTTAACTGGAAAAAGAGCAATATTAAATTTGCTGATAGATTTGATAAGTACCTGGATGCTAGTTTCTTTCAACACAGA attCATTGGTTCAGTATCTTTAATAGTTTTATGATGGTTATTTTCCTTGTTGGACTTGTATCCATGATATTAATGCGGACTTTGAGAAAGGATTATGCAAGGTATAGCAAAGATGAAGAAATGGATGATATGGAGCGAGATTTGGGAGATGAATATGGATGGAAGCAAGTGCATGGGGATGTTTTTCGCCCAGCTAGTCATGCAATGTTATTTTCAGCTCTCATAGGAACTGGATATCAA GTTACTGTTGTTGTTCTCAGTGTAATTATTTTTGCTATTCTTGGAGAACTTTATACAGAACGAGGTTCTATGCTATCAACTGCAATATTTGCTTATGCAGCCACCTCATCTATAAATGGTTATGCAGGTGGTGGTTTGTATGCACGAATGGGTGGACGTGTTTGGATCAAACAAATGATCCTTAGCGCCTTTATGTTACCCATTATGGTTTGTGGAACtgcatttttcattaattttattgccaTGTATTATCATGCTAGTAGAGCTATTCCTTTTGGTTCAATG GTGGCAGTGacatgtatttgtatatttgttattttaccTCTTACATTGGTAGGCACTATTTTGGGCCGTAATCTTGCTGGAACACCTGATGCTCCATGCAGAGTAAATGCAGTTCCAAGACCAATACCAGAAAAAAAATGGTTCATGGAACCATTGGTTATAATAATGCTTGGTGGAATCTTACCATTTGGatctattttcattgaaatgtattttatttttacctcATTCTGggcatataaaatttattatgtttatggTTTTATGTTACTAGTGTTTATTATCCTCATGATAGTGACAGTCTGTGTGACtattgtatgtacatatttcttATTGAATGCTGAAGATTACCGATG gCAATGGACAAGTTTCCTTGCAGCAGCTTCAACAGCGGGATATGTgtacatttattcattttattactttttcttcaagACTAA aatgTATGGTCTCTTCCAAACAGCATTTTACTTTGGCTATATGGCACTATTCAGTCTGGTCTTAGGTATTATGTGTGGTACAGTTGGTTATATGGGTACTAGTACGTTTGTACGAAAAATCTACTCCATAGTCAAGATAGACTAA